One genomic segment of Ancylobacter sp. IITR112 includes these proteins:
- a CDS encoding MarR family winged helix-turn-helix transcriptional regulator codes for MTEAANPPLPLDDHLCYTIYSVGMAIQRLYKPLLDELGLTYPQYLVLNVLWREEGLTVGGIAERLALESSTLTPLLKRLEAAGLLRRTRNPDNERQVVIALSEAGRALRGRAGCLGAELTQASGRSPAQLGALNRDLRQLREALYTRLGDWTPPA; via the coding sequence ATGACCGAAGCCGCCAACCCGCCCCTGCCGCTGGACGACCACCTCTGCTACACCATCTATTCCGTCGGCATGGCCATACAGCGCCTCTACAAGCCGCTGCTCGACGAACTCGGGCTGACCTACCCGCAATATCTCGTGCTGAATGTGCTGTGGCGCGAGGAGGGGCTGACCGTGGGCGGCATCGCCGAACGACTGGCGCTCGAATCGAGCACGCTCACCCCGCTGCTCAAGCGGCTCGAGGCCGCCGGCCTGCTGCGCCGCACGCGCAATCCCGACAATGAGCGCCAGGTCGTGATCGCCCTCAGCGAGGCGGGGCGGGCGCTCAGGGGCAGGGCGGGCTGCCTGGGCGCGGAACTGACGCAGGCTTCGGGACGCAGCCCGGCGCAGCTCGGCGCTCTGAACCGCGACCTGCGGCAGTTGCGCGAGGCGCTCTACACCCGGCTCGGCGACTGGACCCCACCCGCCTGA